In Sander lucioperca isolate FBNREF2018 chromosome 12, SLUC_FBN_1.2, whole genome shotgun sequence, one DNA window encodes the following:
- the LOC116040892 gene encoding transcription factor HES-2-like, which produces MNVKALYFTRNKAQHHHEPPHTSARRRVPTGPDGPDSLRSSPKGIAPLCQTPSTMACVPSPLTRLIHINRRLSSSAAHFSSAAPSASISPQKTQQQAENKMSPSITTEANQLLPARSTVAQRKQANELRKTLKPLLEKKRRARINDSLSHLKSLILPLVGKDNARYSKLEKADILEMTVRFLRDLPSTPVKDSAESYREGYKACLQRVSTLLPKTSLDQDACQRVNEFVQQSTSATVTPTCLNCCAQSSRTLPQIQQRLLSLKSSFSSRLESQSRGSGGAVAPSRAQSVPQAVSAAMWRPW; this is translated from the exons ATGAACGTTAAAGCTTTATATTTTACACGCAATAAAGCGCAACATCATCACGAACCTCCGCATACCAGCGCTAGACGCAGGGTCCCAACGGGACCAGATGGTCCAGACAGTCTCCGCTCATCTCCCAAAGGCATCGCCCCCCTGTGTCAAACCCCCAGCACAATGGCTTGTGTTCCCTCCCCTCTGACGCGCCTGATCCACATAAATAGGAGGCTCTCCAGCTCTGCGGCACACTTCAGCTCAGCCGCTCCAAGCGCAAGTATCTCCCCTcaaaaaacacagcaacaaGCAGAAAACAAAATGAGTCCCAGCATCACTACTGAGGCCAACCAGCTTCTCCCTGCAAGGTCCACCGTGGCCCAGAGAAAACAAGCCAACGAACTGAGAAAG ACTCTTAAACCCTTACTGGAGAAGAAAAGACGTGCTCGTATCAACGACAGTCTCAGTCATTTGAAAAGCCTGATTCTTCCTCTGGTTGGCAAAGACAACGCACGCTACTCCAAGCTGGAGAAAGCTGACATTCTGGAAATGACCGTCCGTTTCCTCAGAGACCTTCCTTCCACTCCAGTCAAAG ATTCCGCAGAGAGTTACAGAGAAGGCTACAAAGCCTGCCTCCAGCGCGTCTCCACTCTGCTTCCCAAAACGAGCCTGGACCAAGACGCGTGTCAGCGGGTGAACGAATTCGTCCAGCAGTCCACGTCCGCTACCGTCACCCCAACCTGCCTGAACTGCTGCGCTCAGAGCTCCAGGACTCTCCCTCAGATCCAACAGAGACTCTTGAGCCTCAAATCCAGTTTCAGCTCCAGACTAGAGAGCCAGTCCCGCGGCAGCGGCGGCGCAGTGGCTCCCAGCCGAGCGCAGTCCGTCCCGCAGGCTGTCAGCGCTGCCATGTGGAGACCTTGGTAG